TTACCGTGATGAGATCCTCGCCGTTATCCAGCATGGCGGTGGCAAAAGTTCGCCTTAAATCGTGCGGGGCGCATTTTGCAATCCCCGCCTGGCGCTGGCGGACCTGCAGGACGTGATACACCGCCTGGTCGGTCAGCCGGTCGTTCGTCAGGGTGTCAAAGCGGCGGATACGGGTGAACAACGGCCCGTCTTTTTCTCCCCGTACGTCATCGATCCACGTCCTTAGCCGCTGCCAGGTGCCGGCCGGCATATAGGCCAGCCTCTCCTTGTTGCCCTTGCCCAGCACCCGGAGCGCCCGCTCATCTGTGACAACGTCACTCAAATCCAGCCCTACCGCCTCCGAACGGCGCAGGCCGCAGCCGAGAATGACGGCCTGCATCGCCGCATCACGGATGCCGATACTGGAACCATCAGTTTCACAGGCTCCAAATAGCGCCCGGATCTCTTCATTCGGCAGGGCCCGGCCGCGGGGCAGGCGGCTGCCGCGCAGGTTGCGCACCGCCCGGATGTGCTGGAAGCTTTCCACGTCCATCAGCTTTAGCATCCAGGCTTCCTTCGCCACCCCCTTAAGTGCCGAAAGATAGGTGTTGACGGTCGCCGTGGCCCGGCCGGTGTCGCGCAGCAGCTCGGTCACGGCCATCACGTGATGACGGCGCAGGCTGCCCCAGCTGCAGGACTCCAGGGACGCGGCGCCGAGCAGGCCGGCGACAATACCGAGGAACGATGCCATCGTCTGCCGGCTGCGGGGGGAATTGAGGGAAAGCAAGTAGGCCCGGGCGGGACTGACCGGAGCATTCTCACCGGACAGCGCCGGCAGGAAATCCACATCTGAGGGAATAGCCACCGGCGACGGGATCAGCTCTGGTTCATCGTCAGGCATCAGTGTCATCAGGGCTCCGTCCAGGCCGGAAAGCCTCCGGCGCGCTGCGTGAAAAATCAGGGGAAATGATTCTGTAACAGCGTACCGCAGAGAGTCTACTTTTTCAAACGTACATTTTAATAAGTAAATAATCAGCAAAAGACAACGTACTTTTTACTCATCGAACCAACGAGAGGTAAAAGGTGTAACAACAAAGCGAACATTACAAAATAGCTATAAACGCGCCACGTGATGTGACTGTCCAGAGTAACTACATATCGATTGAGCAGTTTAGATTGAATCTAGCATCTTTATTCATAAAAAGAACACCCTTGTATAAACTTATGAAAAAACATCAACTCGATATGGGAAGTATTATAGACATAACTGTGAAAGCTGAACTACTATTATCAGTGATATAATATTTTTAACAATTATGAAAAGGTAAACAGCATGAAGATGATAGATAAAACAATAAGTCAGTTTATTGATTATTATAGCGCAATAAATATGCGCCCTCCTCATATACTCAATGAGATATATCACCCTGACGTAATTTTAACTGATCCTTTCGGGTGCTATTACGGTTTGAATAAATTAAAAAAAGCGTTGTCTCCGCTGGTGTTAAACATTAATGTACATTATCTGCTAACAGATGAACCACTGAAAAATGATCGTTCTTTCGCCATAACATGGACATTATACTGGTCACATCCAGTGTTAACGTTCAATGCAATTGAAGAACTAAATGGCTGCACATACGCATGCATATATAAAGGGAAAATAATCTCACAAGAAAATTATTATGACCTAGGTGAATTTCTTTATGAAAAAATACCAATTTTAAAGTGTGCTATCAAAAAAAATCAAGATAAATCATATGGATGAAGATCCTGATGCTGCGTCCAATAGCGATCATGGTTAGTTAAATGCTTTGGAGTCAGAGCGTATAAACAGTCATATATTTGAAACAATGTTAATTTTACTTCCTATAACTTCGAATAAGGAAATATTCCACATGAGAATTAATACGTCATTCATAGACAGAAGATCAATAAATTT
The Enterobacter sp. JBIWA008 DNA segment above includes these coding regions:
- a CDS encoding nuclear transport factor 2 family protein, whose amino-acid sequence is MKMIDKTISQFIDYYSAINMRPPHILNEIYHPDVILTDPFGCYYGLNKLKKALSPLVLNINVHYLLTDEPLKNDRSFAITWTLYWSHPVLTFNAIEELNGCTYACIYKGKIISQENYYDLGEFLYEKIPILKCAIKKNQDKSYG
- a CDS encoding tyrosine-type recombinase/integrase, whose protein sequence is MTLMPDDEPELIPSPVAIPSDVDFLPALSGENAPVSPARAYLLSLNSPRSRQTMASFLGIVAGLLGAASLESCSWGSLRRHHVMAVTELLRDTGRATATVNTYLSALKGVAKEAWMLKLMDVESFQHIRAVRNLRGSRLPRGRALPNEEIRALFGACETDGSSIGIRDAAMQAVILGCGLRRSEAVGLDLSDVVTDERALRVLGKGNKERLAYMPAGTWQRLRTWIDDVRGEKDGPLFTRIRRFDTLTNDRLTDQAVYHVLQVRQRQAGIAKCAPHDLRRTFATAMLDNGEDLITVKDAMGHASVTTTQQYDRRGEARLRTARDRLDLI